A single Candidatus Ozemobacteraceae bacterium DNA region contains:
- a CDS encoding replication-associated recombination protein A — MPDLFDTASPPVGSTPFQPLADRVRPENLDQIRGQEHLLNPGKPIRMLLEAGKCPSMIFWGPPGCGKTTLARVIASLVDAEFIPLSAVTCGLKELREAFENARIQRTRYGRRTVLFIDEIHRFNKAQQDALLPHVESGATILIGATTENPSFEVVSALLSRCQVLTLQSLPSADLRTLLNSALERDEHLMRPPKPTVEGSAIERIAEMSAGDARIALNVLETCCEVARQEMALAPHVDDRLVADVFQNKALRYDKGGEEHYNLISALHKSMRGSDPDASLYWLYRMLDGGEDARFILRRMIRFASEDVGMADPFALTLAMSAAQAFDYIGPPEGHLTLAHLAVYLAAAPKSNALYMAEKRVRDEIHSGREPGVPLHIRNAPTRLMKELNYGKEYRYPHDYPGGFLHEEYFPDEVKDRCYYEPKPIGREKSTADRLRQLWPERYGKPGPTVSPKKGAPEEE, encoded by the coding sequence ATGCCTGACCTGTTCGATACCGCTTCGCCGCCGGTCGGAAGCACGCCGTTCCAGCCCCTTGCCGACCGCGTGCGGCCTGAAAACCTGGATCAGATCCGGGGCCAGGAGCACCTCCTGAACCCGGGAAAGCCCATACGGATGCTTCTCGAAGCCGGAAAATGTCCCTCGATGATCTTCTGGGGGCCGCCCGGTTGCGGTAAAACGACGCTCGCGCGGGTGATCGCGAGCCTGGTCGATGCCGAGTTCATCCCCCTTTCCGCCGTCACCTGCGGCCTCAAGGAGCTTCGTGAGGCGTTCGAAAACGCGAGAATCCAGCGCACCCGGTACGGTCGGCGCACCGTCCTGTTCATCGATGAAATCCACCGGTTCAACAAAGCCCAGCAGGATGCCCTTCTGCCGCACGTGGAGTCGGGCGCGACGATTCTGATCGGAGCCACGACGGAAAACCCCAGTTTCGAGGTCGTTTCCGCACTGCTTTCCCGTTGCCAGGTGCTGACGCTCCAGTCGCTCCCATCGGCGGACCTGCGAACGCTCTTGAACAGCGCTCTCGAGCGCGACGAACACCTGATGCGGCCACCGAAACCCACCGTCGAGGGCTCCGCGATCGAGCGCATCGCCGAGATGTCGGCCGGAGACGCCCGGATTGCCCTCAACGTCCTCGAAACCTGCTGCGAGGTCGCCCGACAGGAGATGGCCCTGGCGCCGCATGTCGACGACAGACTCGTGGCGGACGTCTTTCAGAACAAGGCGCTTCGATACGACAAGGGAGGCGAGGAACACTACAACCTGATTTCCGCTCTCCACAAGTCGATGCGAGGGTCCGATCCAGATGCCTCTCTGTATTGGCTCTATCGCATGCTCGACGGCGGCGAGGATGCAAGATTTATATTGCGACGTATGATTCGCTTCGCCTCCGAAGACGTCGGCATGGCCGACCCCTTCGCTCTCACGCTTGCCATGTCGGCAGCGCAGGCGTTCGATTACATCGGCCCGCCCGAAGGGCACCTGACGCTGGCGCATCTTGCCGTCTACCTGGCGGCGGCGCCGAAAAGTAACGCCCTCTATATGGCCGAAAAGCGCGTGAGGGACGAGATTCATTCGGGGCGGGAACCCGGCGTTCCCCTCCACATCCGCAACGCCCCAACACGGCTCATGAAAGAACTGAATTACGGGAAGGAATATCGGTATCCTCACGATTATCCCGGCGGATTCCTGCACGAAGAGTATTTCCCCGACGAAGTCAAAGATCGGTGCTACTACGAGCCCAAGCCGATCGGCCGGGAAAAATCGACGGCGGACCGGCTTCGCCAGCTCTGGCCCGAACGGTACGGAAAGCCCGGCCCGACCGTGTCGCCGAAAAAGGGTGCACCGGAAGAAGAGTGA
- a CDS encoding glycosyltransferase yields MNGPRKRPIRVLRLLSRMNVGGPSIQVINLTQLLDRRGFESRLIVGSPPEIEGSMIPLAEKAGIKPVVIPSLARELHPLKDAAAFASIVAEIRSFRPDIVETHTAKVGVLGRIAALACRVPLTVHTFHGTVFEGYFSPAGSRAVILAERMLARFTDLLIALTPGQRSEILAHLPGVKACKIRVVPLGLDLSRFLGMPRKTGAWRREIGVPESARLLGVVARLVPIKNHLGLLEAFHMLASEDPSLHLAIVGGGELEPAIARRIHELRLEGRVHMAGIVHAVERVYADLDLLVLPSRNEGAPLVLMEALATGCPLAVTAVGGVPELVSGIDGARLLDTEPDALVTGLRSVLGALEPMRSSAEAHRASIPARVSNEQFGKTMDELYRSLLARKMSGSW; encoded by the coding sequence ATGAACGGACCGAGGAAGCGACCGATCCGCGTGTTGCGGCTGCTCAGCCGCATGAACGTCGGCGGTCCTTCCATCCAGGTCATCAATCTGACGCAACTGCTCGATCGGCGCGGGTTCGAGTCGCGTCTCATCGTCGGCTCGCCGCCGGAAATCGAGGGAAGCATGATTCCCCTGGCCGAAAAAGCCGGCATCAAGCCCGTCGTCATCCCGAGTCTCGCCCGCGAGCTCCATCCGCTGAAGGACGCCGCCGCCTTCGCTTCGATCGTCGCCGAGATCCGTTCGTTCCGCCCCGACATCGTCGAAACCCATACCGCGAAAGTCGGCGTGCTGGGCCGAATTGCCGCGCTCGCCTGCAGGGTGCCCCTTACCGTCCATACGTTTCACGGAACCGTGTTCGAAGGGTATTTTTCGCCGGCCGGAAGTCGCGCCGTCATCCTGGCTGAGCGGATGCTGGCACGCTTCACCGACCTCCTCATCGCCCTCACGCCGGGCCAGCGATCCGAAATCCTCGCGCATCTACCAGGCGTGAAAGCTTGCAAAATACGGGTCGTTCCCCTGGGCCTCGATCTGTCACGGTTTTTGGGAATGCCCCGAAAAACGGGAGCGTGGCGGCGCGAGATCGGCGTTCCCGAGTCGGCTCGCCTCTTGGGCGTCGTCGCACGGCTGGTTCCGATCAAAAACCATCTTGGACTCCTGGAAGCCTTTCACATGCTTGCCTCCGAAGATCCCTCCCTGCATCTCGCGATCGTGGGAGGGGGGGAGCTCGAGCCCGCCATCGCACGGAGAATTCATGAACTGCGTCTCGAGGGCAGAGTTCACATGGCGGGAATCGTCCATGCCGTGGAACGGGTGTATGCCGACCTGGACCTGCTGGTTCTGCCTTCCAGAAACGAAGGGGCCCCGCTCGTCCTTATGGAAGCGCTAGCGACAGGCTGTCCGCTCGCCGTGACGGCGGTCGGCGGCGTTCCGGAACTCGTCTCCGGGATCGACGGCGCGAGGCTTCTCGATACGGAGCCGGATGCCCTCGTCACGGGTCTGCGCAGCGTCCTCGGCGCGCTCGAACCGATGCGCTCGTCTGCCGAAGCGCACCGGGCGTCGATTCCGGCCCGGGTTTCGAACGAGCAGTTCGGGAAAACCATGGATGAATTGTACAGAAGCCTTCTGGCGCGCAAGATGTCCGGATCGTGGTAG
- a CDS encoding SDR family oxidoreductase, which yields MRTALVTGGAGFIGSHIVSCLLDRGIAVRVLDDLSSGKRENLAPWLDRIEFIEGSICSDADCRKAVDGVDTVFHQAAIASVPRSVAEPERTHDVNVNGSLKLLVAARDAGVRRVVFASSSAIYGDDPEQPKRETMKPCPISPYGLHKLTVEYYLRLFHRLYGLETVALRYFNVFGPRQDPKSEYAAVIPKFITRMLQGLAPTVFGDGKQTRDFIYVGEIARANILAADAADAPGRIVNVAAGGRIDLLQLIATLNEVLGTAMMPIMAPPQPGDVRDSSADISIANGVLGFAPQISFAEGLRRTVEWYREHLRE from the coding sequence ATGCGGACTGCCCTCGTCACCGGCGGTGCGGGCTTCATCGGCTCGCATATCGTGAGTTGCCTGCTCGATCGCGGCATCGCCGTGCGCGTGCTCGACGACCTCTCCAGCGGGAAGCGGGAGAACCTGGCGCCGTGGCTTGACCGCATCGAATTTATAGAAGGTAGTATATGCAGTGACGCTGACTGTCGCAAAGCCGTCGACGGCGTCGATACGGTGTTCCATCAGGCTGCGATCGCCTCGGTTCCGCGCTCCGTCGCAGAGCCGGAGCGGACGCACGACGTGAACGTGAACGGCAGCCTGAAGCTGCTCGTCGCCGCCCGCGACGCGGGTGTCCGCCGGGTCGTGTTCGCGAGCAGTTCGGCGATCTACGGCGACGACCCCGAGCAGCCGAAGCGGGAGACGATGAAGCCGTGTCCGATCAGCCCGTACGGCCTTCACAAGCTCACGGTCGAGTATTACCTGCGGCTGTTCCACCGCTTGTACGGCCTCGAGACCGTCGCTTTGCGGTATTTCAACGTCTTCGGCCCCCGCCAGGACCCGAAGTCGGAGTACGCGGCCGTCATCCCGAAATTCATCACTCGCATGCTCCAGGGCCTTGCGCCGACGGTTTTCGGCGACGGGAAGCAGACGCGCGACTTCATCTACGTCGGCGAGATCGCGCGCGCGAACATCCTGGCCGCGGATGCCGCCGACGCGCCGGGCAGGATCGTCAACGTGGCCGCGGGCGGCCGGATCGACCTGCTCCAGCTGATCGCCACCCTCAACGAGGTTCTCGGAACCGCGATGATGCCGATCATGGCCCCGCCGCAGCCCGGCGATGTTCGCGACTCGTCGGCCGATATTTCTATAGCGAACGGTGTATTGGGCTTCGCTCCGCAGATAAGTTTCGCCGAGGGGCTGCGCCGCACGGTCGAGTGGTACCGGGAACACCTTCGGGAATGA
- a CDS encoding DUF885 domain-containing protein, giving the protein MHRKPVYRHPGFRKVAEHYYAELLRRNPIAATTLGEHEYDGLLPETGAEAVDREIAGLREMRDAFQSLPERELSLDERLDRELALHMAGIQLFMLEDVRRWRLGSDLAMMIGDSLFMLFVRDFAPLNVRVESMISRLRAVPAYLMSGRSLFQHVPPLWGRIFIESAERLPDLLATIEGGLAGHLPPPVMQSFVHAANEARRAIAEHAHWLKHAILPDAAGDWAMEKGPFQALLGARRLGMNAGELLDLGEHCLQQAKQHIDLHARAITGSQHGTAAGRREAALKQVRAHAPTSFEAALAAYRDAVARSRAWVEMTGFATMPEGERLEIVETPSYMAHLIPFAAYMPPERTARPQKGIYLVTRHTGTQAGHNYADIANTSIHEGYPGHHMQLSGQNLHPGLWRGLADSIELMEGWAHYCEEAVLASGLEATSANRLVQSRDAAWRSARILIDINLHQKTWTYDQGLTFLMEHAAMDQASAEAEMRRYTQTPGYPLSYMAGKHLLLELKNSLQQRFGTDCTDRDFHDLVVHEGSIPLFLAREFYPQLLQDKLATTQRNA; this is encoded by the coding sequence ATGCATCGAAAACCGGTCTATCGTCATCCGGGCTTCCGAAAGGTCGCCGAGCATTATTACGCCGAGCTGCTGCGGCGGAATCCGATCGCCGCCACGACGCTCGGAGAGCACGAATACGACGGTCTTCTCCCCGAAACCGGCGCCGAAGCGGTCGACCGCGAGATCGCCGGGCTGCGGGAGATGCGCGATGCGTTTCAGAGCCTGCCGGAGCGGGAACTGAGCCTCGACGAGCGGCTCGACCGGGAACTGGCCCTGCACATGGCGGGCATCCAGCTGTTCATGCTCGAGGACGTGCGCCGGTGGCGGCTCGGCAGCGATCTCGCCATGATGATCGGCGATTCGCTGTTCATGCTGTTCGTGCGCGACTTCGCCCCGCTCAACGTCCGGGTGGAATCGATGATCTCGCGACTGCGCGCCGTGCCGGCCTATCTCATGAGCGGCAGGTCGCTGTTCCAGCATGTTCCGCCGCTCTGGGGGCGAATCTTCATCGAGTCGGCCGAGCGCCTGCCCGATCTGCTCGCGACGATCGAAGGCGGCCTGGCCGGACATCTTCCTCCGCCCGTCATGCAGAGTTTCGTTCACGCCGCGAACGAGGCCCGGCGCGCGATCGCCGAGCACGCGCACTGGCTCAAACACGCGATCCTGCCCGACGCCGCCGGCGACTGGGCCATGGAAAAAGGCCCGTTCCAGGCGCTGCTCGGCGCCCGCCGGCTGGGCATGAACGCCGGCGAACTGCTCGACCTGGGCGAGCACTGCCTGCAGCAGGCCAAGCAGCACATCGATCTGCACGCTCGGGCCATCACGGGCTCTCAACACGGCACCGCCGCCGGCAGGCGCGAGGCCGCCCTCAAGCAGGTTCGGGCGCACGCTCCGACCTCGTTCGAAGCCGCGCTCGCGGCCTATCGAGATGCGGTTGCGCGCAGCCGGGCGTGGGTCGAGATGACGGGCTTTGCAACGATGCCCGAGGGAGAACGCCTCGAAATCGTCGAAACACCTTCCTACATGGCGCACCTGATCCCGTTCGCGGCCTATATGCCGCCCGAGCGGACCGCCCGGCCGCAGAAGGGCATCTACCTCGTCACGCGTCACACGGGAACCCAGGCGGGCCACAATTACGCCGACATCGCCAACACCTCGATTCACGAGGGATATCCGGGACACCATATGCAGCTTTCCGGGCAGAACCTCCACCCGGGCCTCTGGCGCGGGCTCGCAGACAGCATCGAATTGATGGAAGGCTGGGCACACTACTGCGAGGAAGCGGTTCTCGCGAGCGGCCTCGAGGCCACGAGCGCGAACCGCCTCGTCCAGAGCCGCGATGCGGCATGGCGGTCGGCACGCATTCTCATCGACATCAACCTGCATCAGAAAACCTGGACCTACGACCAGGGCCTGACCTTCCTGATGGAACACGCCGCCATGGACCAGGCCTCCGCCGAAGCCGAGATGCGCCGCTACACCCAGACGCCGGGCTATCCGCTGAGCTACATGGCGGGCAAGCATCTCCTGCTCGAACTCAAGAATTCGCTGCAGCAGCGATTCGGCACCGACTGCACCGACCGGGATTTCCACGACCTGGTCGTTCATGAAGGCAGCATTCCGTTGTTCCTGGCGCGGGAGTTCTATCCGCAGCTTCTCCAGGACAAGCTTGCGACGACGCAGCGAAACGCCTGA
- a CDS encoding HIT domain-containing protein, with translation MTFKRQLYIPGKRDYIKGHNRPAVDCILCAIIDGNERVDRLMIWEDDLIAVSANLYPYNAGHLLLFPKRHIFDPREMTAAEVTRMAEVQRICLDALDRVYEPAGYNIGSNIGEASGASIEHLHQHIVPRYPKELGFVDICAGAKIIIEDPHVTMEKLRAAVSPPKKSSGRPTRKA, from the coding sequence ATGACATTCAAACGACAACTGTATATCCCCGGGAAACGCGACTACATCAAGGGCCACAATCGCCCCGCCGTCGATTGCATTCTCTGCGCCATCATCGACGGCAACGAGCGGGTCGACCGGCTCATGATCTGGGAAGACGACCTGATCGCCGTTTCGGCGAACCTGTATCCCTACAACGCCGGCCACCTCCTTCTCTTCCCGAAGCGCCACATTTTCGATCCCCGTGAAATGACGGCCGCCGAGGTCACGCGCATGGCGGAAGTCCAGAGAATCTGCCTCGACGCCCTCGATCGCGTGTATGAGCCGGCTGGATATAATATCGGATCGAATATCGGCGAAGCGTCGGGGGCCAGCATCGAGCATCTTCACCAGCATATCGTGCCCAGATATCCGAAGGAACTCGGGTTCGTCGACATCTGCGCTGGCGCCAAAATCATCATCGAAGATCCCCACGTGACGATGGAAAAACTCCGGGCCGCCGTTTCCCCGCCGAAAAAATCGTCGGGCCGCCCCACCAGGAAAGCATAG